From Bdellovibrio sp. KM01:
TTTAGATCTTCCGGTTTCAAAGCCAATGCGCTCATGCGATCGACTTCCATATCCATCACCAGCTCCAATTTATCGCTGGGAAGGTTTTGATAAAAGCCCGTGTAATCATTTGTCGTAAAGGCATTATTAGAAATTCCGTTTTCATGGAAAATACGATCGAAAGCTTTACCGTCGTATTTCTTGGCACCTTTGAACATCATATGCTCAAGCATGTGGGCGGCCCCCGTCACACCCGGAGTTTCATCACGAGAACCCACGCGGTACCAGGTGTGATAGCTCACCATCGGAACGGAATGATCCTCCACCAACAACACGGTCAGGCCATTTTTCAACTGGAACTTTGTGACCGGCAGACTAAGCTTCAAACCTTCATTGCCTGTCCATCCTTTGATGGCGCCAATGACTTCTGGTTTTGCGGGTTGAATTGGAGTGGGATCGACGGCATGTGCAGAGCTCGTAAAAATACAGGCCCCTGCCAGGAGCAAAGTTGAAATCCGTTTCATAACTGCTTCTTTCCTTGGAGTAATTTCTATCGATTTAAGTTTGGGCTGGTCACAGCGGGATGACAACAATTTGCAGTGCTTTAAGACTTAAGACAGCACCGACCTTCGCCAAGGTTTTGGCGTGCCAGGCCTTTGTGGTAGGACACAATAAAAAAGGCCCCGATCCTCAGAGCCTTTTTTAAAGATTTGCGGCGGCAGATTATTGAACGACAAAGTCAGAAAAGAACACGTCCTTCACGACACCCTTATGAAGGATGCCATTTACTTCCATGGCGATCTTGTCTTTAAGGAACAACTTGCCTTGGATACTTTCGAGGTCATTAAAGCCCTCTTCATTCAGAATACGAACGATTTTATCACGCGCCTTGGCGCGATTTTCCGGCTCCATGACCTCTTCGAAACCATCTTTGCCCAACATCTGAAGATTCACTTCCAGACGGATCGTTCTTTTTGGTTCGCCTTCCAAATTCACGGTGAATTTGTCCATCGTGAACACCATTGGGGCCAATTCAGTTTCCCCAGTAGACGCCAATTCCCGTTGAGCAGATTCCTCGCTGATAACAGGGCTTTCCCACCCTATAGTCGAGGCAAATACCATATAAGCGCCGCCACCCATCACTGCCAAATTGATCACCGCAAACAGGATTTGCAGAATCATACCTGTGTTCTTGGGTTTTGCTGGAGCTTGTCCCTGTTGACTCTCTGCCATGTAAACCTCTCACTTCCTTAAAGCTATCGGTGTAACAGTCCTAGGTCTTAACAGTGGAGACTTCAAATTTTCTTAAGGGATTTCCGATATTTCGTCTAACGTTTAGACAATTTCATTCTGAGGCTTGACAAAAATCACCAATCTTCCGAAATAATAGATTATGAGAATTTTGCTCTCGGGATCCCTAATATTATTATCGTGTTTGCCTGTGAAGGCGGAATCTGTATCATCTGCACCGTCTCAACTTGAGGCGACCGATTTGCTGCCAGCTCCGCTGCTACAGATCTCAGAGACAGAGGCTTTCTCTAAATTCGTTTTCTTGGTCGACAAAGAAAAACGCAAATTGTCTGTTTTCGAACGCAATGGCGAACAAATCAAAAAAGTAGAAGAGTTCCCGGCTGACATCGGTAAAAACGGTGGTAACAAAACTAAGCGTGACGACGCCAGAACTCCAGAAGGTATCTACTTCCTGGAAAAGCGCCTGACTCAACCAGAAATTCCATTCAACCTTTATGGTGGCTTGGCATTCACGACGAACTATCCAAATCTTTTCGATAAGCGCGAA
This genomic window contains:
- the fliL gene encoding flagellar basal body-associated protein FliL, with protein sequence MAESQQGQAPAKPKNTGMILQILFAVINLAVMGGGAYMVFASTIGWESPVISEESAQRELASTGETELAPMVFTMDKFTVNLEGEPKRTIRLEVNLQMLGKDGFEEVMEPENRAKARDKIVRILNEEGFNDLESIQGKLFLKDKIAMEVNGILHKGVVKDVFFSDFVVQ